The following are from one region of the Thermococcus sp. genome:
- a CDS encoding mechanosensitive ion channel family protein has product MANVTLPWLPPVSVELTVVSAVKAVAILVGAVLAGRIIRKLIIRKSKETSLTWIINQDTADILFRMFVLGGAIWALYVLGIMKYTLGPTTVGNLAFAAGFFYFTYLIAKKSRDYMIEGSGGEPGPDVVIRAKLFYYIVITVAFFTALSFAGVSGQLGTLLAAAGITGIILGFSAQTVVSNFVSGVFMYFDKPLQIGDAVKVGEATGIVEDIRILSTRIRSWDGTLIRIPNEKLFNSNIVNLMRYPARRVDVQVGIAYSADADRAVEIIREVLDAIPFVLAEPEPAVYVSELSDSAVMISIRAWAPSEKWFDVRTRIVLDVKKALDEAGIEIPFPQRVNWFANELRVKIEEEKT; this is encoded by the coding sequence ATGGCCAACGTTACACTGCCCTGGCTGCCCCCGGTGTCGGTTGAGCTGACGGTTGTAAGTGCCGTCAAGGCGGTGGCAATACTCGTGGGCGCGGTTCTGGCCGGCAGAATCATCAGAAAGCTCATCATCAGGAAGTCCAAGGAGACCTCTCTGACATGGATAATAAACCAGGACACTGCGGACATACTCTTCAGGATGTTCGTCCTCGGGGGAGCAATCTGGGCACTCTACGTCCTCGGAATCATGAAATACACCCTCGGCCCCACCACCGTGGGGAACCTCGCCTTTGCCGCAGGGTTCTTCTACTTCACGTACCTGATAGCGAAGAAGTCAAGGGACTATATGATAGAGGGTTCCGGGGGGGAGCCGGGGCCCGACGTTGTTATCCGGGCCAAGCTGTTCTACTACATCGTCATAACAGTTGCGTTCTTCACGGCACTGAGCTTTGCCGGGGTCAGCGGTCAGCTGGGCACCCTCCTAGCGGCGGCGGGAATAACGGGCATTATCCTTGGTTTCTCCGCCCAGACCGTCGTTTCAAACTTTGTTTCCGGGGTCTTCATGTACTTCGACAAGCCACTGCAGATAGGCGACGCCGTTAAAGTCGGGGAGGCCACTGGGATTGTTGAGGACATAAGGATACTCTCCACCAGGATACGGTCGTGGGACGGGACGCTGATCAGGATACCCAACGAGAAGCTCTTCAACAGCAACATCGTGAACCTGATGCGGTACCCCGCCAGGAGGGTGGACGTGCAGGTCGGGATAGCGTACAGTGCCGACGCCGACCGGGCGGTGGAGATAATCAGGGAGGTGCTGGACGCCATTCCCTTTGTGCTCGCGGAGCCGGAGCCCGCGGTGTACGTAAGCGAGCTCTCCGACAGCGCCGTCATGATATCCATCAGGGCATGGGCGCCCAGCGAGAAGTGGTTCGATGTGAGAACCCGGATAGTGCTCGATGTCAAAAAGGCCCTCGACGAGGCGGGCATAGAGATACCGTTCCCGCAGAGGGTCAACTGGTTCGCCAACGAACTCAGGGTCAAAATAGAGGAAGAAAAAACGTAA
- a CDS encoding DUF432 domain-containing protein yields the protein MFGEHELKTQFIKIADKKIHLVERPGDTVLYRRDDVRVLIKKGNGGLWVLPAPAEGYGVDFLMIKLTEKMAIPPKERVTGYLSAPIDISVRSGNAEIDRFVVGREKYALYGRITSGVIARYHTSEFHTEVPEATGVVKLVINNPTEKWKLVERVVIPIKGSTMFYSKERAYYPLVVLTTKEPYEVNNTGNPPDGTLTATHRAEPVPNFRMRW from the coding sequence ATGTTTGGAGAGCACGAGCTAAAGACACAGTTTATCAAGATCGCTGACAAAAAAATCCATCTCGTGGAGCGGCCGGGAGACACCGTCCTCTACCGGCGGGACGACGTCAGGGTTCTCATAAAGAAAGGCAACGGGGGCCTGTGGGTTCTTCCCGCCCCGGCAGAGGGGTACGGTGTGGACTTCCTGATGATAAAGCTCACGGAGAAGATGGCCATCCCCCCCAAAGAGAGGGTTACGGGTTACCTGTCGGCCCCGATAGACATCTCAGTAAGAAGCGGCAACGCTGAGATAGACCGCTTCGTCGTTGGACGGGAGAAGTACGCGCTTTACGGCAGGATAACGTCCGGGGTCATCGCCAGATACCACACCAGCGAGTTCCACACGGAAGTCCCCGAAGCAACTGGCGTTGTAAAGCTCGTTATAAACAACCCGACGGAAAAATGGAAGCTGGTCGAAAGGGTGGTGATTCCAATAAAGGGCAGCACGATGTTCTATTCTAAAGAGAGGGCCTACTACCCCCTGGTCGTGCTCACAACGAAGGAGCCCTACGAGGTCAACAACACGGGGAATCCCCCTGACGGGACGCTCACGGCCACCCACAGGGCGGAGCCCGTACCCAACTTCCGGATGAGGTGGTAG